The Henckelia pumila isolate YLH828 chromosome 2, ASM3356847v2, whole genome shotgun sequence genome includes a window with the following:
- the LOC140882219 gene encoding allene oxide synthase 3-like, which yields MPSSTTSAAVSDDRRDTTPYEAAVQNIPGDYGHPFFGPISDRYDYYYNQGEVEFFKARMKKHQSTVFRCNMPPGPFTAKNPRVICLLDAVSFQTLFDNSKVEKKNLLDGTFMPSTAFTGGYRACAFLDTCEPNHSALKSFFLSTLAKKHDKFITIFRQSISTMFSGLEDEFSAKGSAYFNDLSDRMSFDFVFRLFCDKHPSETPIGPDGQKLVDLWLFCQLHPLMTLRLKYFPNFLEDLLLHTFQLPFFLVKSKYKKLYNAFYNSAGSILDEAEKMGLKRDEACHNLVFLAGFNAYGGMKTLFPGLIKWVGAAGEDLHRKLRDEIRSVVKSEGGVVTVAALNKMTLTKSTVYEALRIEPPVPYQYGKARQDLTVRNHESSFLIKKGEMLFGYQPIVTKDPLVFKNPEEFVADRFVGGGEELIQYVYWSNGRETEDPTTENKQCPGKDLVVLLSRLMLVEFFLRYDTFQVVSGKLLAGSSVTIKSFTKAT from the coding sequence ATGCCTTCATCCACAACCTCCGCCGCCGTCTCCGACGACCGCCGCGACACAACGCCGTACGAGGCCGCTGTCCAAAATATCCCCGGAGACTACGGCCACCCGTTTTTCGGGCCGATATCCGACCGCTACGACTACTACTACAACCAAGGCGAGGTGGAGTTCTTCAAAGCCCGAATGAAGAAACACCAGTCCACAGTCTTCAGATGCAACATGCCGCCGGGCCCATTCACGGCCAAAAACCCACGAGTCATCTGCCTTCTCGACGCCGTGAGCTTTCAGACCCTCTTCGACAACTCCAAGGTCGAGAAGAAAAACTTGCTCGACGGCACTTTCATGCCCTCCACCGCATTCACCGGCGGCTACCGGGCCTGCGCCTTCTTGGACACCTGCGAGCCCAATCACTCGGCCCTCAAAAGCTTTTTCCTCTCCACACTCGCCAAAAAGCACGACAAGTTCATCACCATCTTCAGGCAATCCATTTCCACCATGTTTTCGGGCTTGGAAGATGAATTCTCCGCCAAGGGCAGCGCCTACTTCAATGACTTAAGCGACCGCATGTCTTTTGATTTCGTCTTCCGTTTGTTCTGCGACAAGCATCCCTCTGAAACTCCGATCGGGCCCGACGGCCAGAAACTCGTTGACTTATGGCTCTTCTGTCAGCTCCATCCATTGAtgaccttacgattaaaatactTCCCAAACTTCCTGGAAGATCTATTGCTGCACACCTTCCAGCTTCCTTTCTTCCTCGTGAAATCCAAGTACAAGAAACTCTACAATGCTTTTTACAATTCCGCAGGTTCCATTCTGGATGAAGCAGAAAAGATGGGACTCAAGAGAGACGAAGCCTGCCACAACTTGGTGTTTTTAGCTGGATTCAACGCGTACGGCGGCATGAAAACTCTCTTCCCCGGTCTGATCAAATGGGTCGGCGCCGCCGGAGAAGATCTTCACCGTAAGCTGCGAGACGAAATAAGATCTGTCGTCAAATCGGAGGGCGGCGTCGTCACCGTCGCAGCTCTGAACAAAATGACGCTCACGAAATCAACCGTATACGAAGCTCTGAGAATCGAGCCACCCGTCCCTTACCAGTACGGCAAAGCCAGGCAAGATCTCACCGTACGGAACCATGAATCGTCGTTCTTGATCAAGAAAGGGGAGATGCTTTTCGGGTATCAGCCGATTGTGACCAAAGATCCCCTGGTTTTCAAGAACCCGGAAGAGTTCGTGGCGGATAGATTCGTGGGCGGCGGCGAAGAACTGATCCAGTACGTTTACTGGTCGAACGGGAGAGAGACGGAGGATCCGACGACGGAGAATAAGCAATGTCCGGGAAAGGACTTGGTTGTGTTGTTGTCTCGATTGATGCTGGTCGAATTTTTCCTCCGATACGACACATTTCAGGTGGTGTCGGGAAAATTATTGGCAGGTTCTTCGGTTACCATCAAGTCATTCACAAAGGCTACATGA
- the LOC140883144 gene encoding RING-H2 finger protein ATL65-like — protein MSKAAASQRQPFPISTLKPRKTTTFFRPPTTMLRRSSAPETSPHHRWNPHSPAPSPYSTWLPSMEILSSSSTSADSSSRQSSVDVSPPLIAMAVIAVIAFIAIIFSRPISRQFLRFYRRYRQRRRRSVPSSSSAGDVLSLPYSFDSPRDANFYVVSPEGLQESLIKTIPLSIYTRKSGFHDCAVCLLEFREDDYVRTLPACSHAFHVDCIDVWLRSHANCPLCRAGIFRQDSPFRPVMAARIRPDLDDLIFPSIILQPLPEIPTESEEAAAAEGEITQERSPIHERINNQSEDRFNGRNFLLKRSYSFEFERNIGSDNLVTEPSTASPWRFRRGGGGFWSKRPSPFSSLSKARVFSFHHYRGMKSPFSRRRSFLPLSESSVRTSGGGSSRRRKSLASPMFVRTSAAATGFALSSRLRSGDPEALLSPERFNRR, from the coding sequence ATGTCAAAAGCAGCGGCGAGTCAGCGCCAACCATTTCCCATCTCCACACTGAAACCTCGTAAAACCACCACATTTTTCCGTCCGCCAACCACCATGCTCCGCCGCAGCTCAGCCCCTGAAACATCGCCGCACCACCGCTGGAACCCACACTCACCGGCTCCTTCTCCATACTCCACCTGGCTTCCTTCAATGGAGATTTTGTCTTCCTCCTCCACCTCCGCGGATTCATCCAGTCGGCAGTCCTCTGTAGATGTCAGCCCCCCTTTGATTGCCATGGCTGTTATAGCCGTAATAGCCTTCATCGCCATCATATTCTCCCGCCCAATTTCCCGTCAATTCCTCCGATTCTACCGCCGGTACAGACAGCGGCGCCGACGATCCGTCCCGTCGTCATCGTCCGCCGGAGATGTCCTCTCGCTTCCGTATTCCTTCGACTCCCCCAGAGATGCTAATTTCTACGTCGTGTCACCTGAAGGGCTGCAGGAATCTCTCATCAAGACGATTCCTCTCTCGATATACACTCGCAAAAGCGGCTTCCATGACTGCGCGGTGTGTTTGCTCGAGTTCCGGGAAGATGATTACGTCCGTACACTCCCGGCTTGTTCACACGCTTTTCACGTCGATTGCATAGATGTGTGGCTGCGTTCACACGCAAACTGCCCCCTTTGCCGAGCTGGAATATTCCGCCAGGATTCTCCTTTCAGGCCGGTGATGGCGGCAAGGATAAGGCCGGATTTGGATGATTTGATTTTCCCGAGCATTATTCTCCAGCCTCTGCCTGAGATTCCAACCGAGTCAGAGGAGGCCGCGGCGGCGGAAGGTGAAATCACCCAGGAACGCTCGCCGATTCATGAGAGGATAAACAACCAATCAGAGGACAGATTCAACGGCCGGAATTTCTTGTTGAAGAGATCGTATTCCTTCGAATTCGAACGAAACATAGGTTCGGATAACTTAGTGACAGAGCCCTCGACCGCCTCGCCGTGGCGGTTCCGGCGAGGCGGCGGAGGTTTCTGGAGCAAACGCCCGTCGCCTTTCAGCTCACTATCGAAAGCTAGAGTTTTCTCATTCCATCACTACAGAGGAATGAAATCTCCGTTTTCCCGGCGGCGGAGCTTCCTACCACTATCGGAATCGAGCGTTCGAACCAGCGGAGGCGGCTCATCAAGGCGGCGAAAGTCGTTGGCGAGTCCGATGTTCGTTAGGACTTCCGCTGCGGCCACTGGGTTTGCCTTGTCGAGCCGGCTGAGGAGCGGTGATCCGGAGGCCTTGCTTTCACCTGAGAGATTTAACAGACGGTGA
- the LOC140883867 gene encoding uncharacterized protein, with product MEADRVGLILDRTLELKSKITNCLHKKTTDSVKEDAGGVSKVSKANPDAENPEDGDEETESLLNIRDALDSLEGQLSALQALQQQQFYEKEAALTEIEYCQKKLLKELKEYKGKELEVIHEAIAFASETEDNNDLLLPPYPSRPSHSTVPGNEHLPSFPPTRKFSQNGAVDNSLIDRDQRRTGSRRPLKGLKFLITATAKTALTIVGMVAILSLAGFQPRLRKRNDPLKLVDFFQLLSNDEVQATMECPPGKVPMFENGETRCVVKERIEIPFDSGVTIPDVKYGCARNKIPKIAPHYKTKTFKPITHTLYFINRLANPAGSICSESQIMDICNINKIGCDNPITMLYCNNTSPSYNFSAKKHLQLQSSSNLSWLKMDDSWQRHLYCRTPKISRRCMEKKHGVEVRAFTEEQEALVTKSWKVMKKNAGELGLKFFLRIFEIAPSAKKLFRFLKDSDVPLEQNPKLKPHAITVFVMTCESAVQLRKAGKPVVKDSSLKDLGATHFTYGVVDEHFEVTKFALLETIKEAVPEMWSPEMKNAWAEAYDQLVDAIKAEMKPASAVSN from the exons ATGGAAGCAGATAGAGTGGGGCTGATTCTGGATAGAACCCTAGAGTTGAAGTCCAAGATTACCAATTGCCTTCACAAAAAGACTACCGATTCGGTGAAAGAAGATGCAGGAGGTGTATCGAAAGTATCTAAAGCCAACCCGGATGCCGAAAATCCAGAAGATGGCGATGAAGAAACAGAGAGTCTGCTCAACATTCGAGATGCTCTCGATTCCCTTGAAGGCCAGCTGTCTGCGCTGCAg GCATTACAGCAGCAGCAATTTTATGAAAAAGAAGCAGCCTTGACTGAGATAGAGTACTGCCAGAAGAAGTTGCTCAAAGAGCTGAAGGAATACAAAGGTAAGGAGTTAGAAGTCATACACGAGGCAATTGCTTTTGCGAGTGAAACTGAGGATAACAATGATCTCCTCCTGCCTCCGTATCCAAGCCGGCCCTCTCATTCCACTGTCCCCGGTAACGAGCATCTGCCATCCTTCCCTCCCACTCGTAAATTTTCTCAAAATGGGGCTGTTGACAACAGCCTTATTGATAGAGATCAGAGAAGAACTGGATCGAGAAGACCGTTGAAAGGGCTGAAATTCTTGATTACTGCAACAGCCAAGACAGCGCTAACTATTGTTGGAATGGTAGCTATCTTGAGTCTGGCTGGTTTTCAGCCCAGGCTGAGGAAAAGGAATGACCCGCTGAAGCTTGTGGACTTTTTTCAGCTGCTAAGCAACGATGAAGTACAAGCAACTATGGAGTGTCCTCCTGGGAAGGTCCCCATGTTTGAAAATGGCGAAACACGGTGTGTTGTGAAAgagagaattgaaattccatTCGACTCAGGTGTTACAATCCCTGATGTGAAATACGGATGTG CAAGGAACAAAATTCCAAAGATTGCCCCA CACTATAAAACTAAAACTTTCAAACCCATTACGCACACTTTATATTTTATCAACCGTTTAGCAAATCCAGCAGGCTCAATTTGTTCAGAGTCACAAATCATGGACATCTGCAACATCAACAAGATTGGTTGTGATAATCCCATTACTATGCTCTACTGCAATAACA CAAGCCCAAGTTACAATTTCTCTGCTAAGAAGCATCTGCAACTTCAATCTTCTAGCAATTTATCATGGCTTAAAATGGATGATTCATGGCAGCGTCATCTCTATTGCAGAACTCCCAAGATTTCAAGAAGAT GCATGGAAAAGAAACATGGAGTAGAAGTGAGAGCTTTCACAGAAGAACAAGAAGCTTTGGTAACCAAGTCATGGAAAGTTATGAAGAAAAATGCTGGTGAATTGGGTCTTAAATTCTTCTTGAG GATATTTGAGATAGCACCATCTGCGAAGAAGCTTTTCAGATTCTTGAAGGATTCAGATGTGCCTCTGGAGCAGAATCCAAAGCTGAAACCACATGCCATTACTGTTTTTGTGAtg ACATGTGAATCAGCAGTTCAGCTTCGGAAAGCTGGGAAACCTGTGGTGAAAGACTCGAGTCTCAAAGATTTGGGCGCTACACACTTCACTTATGGTGTGGTAGATGAACATTTTGAG GTAACGAAATTTGCATTGCTGGAGACTATAAAAGAAGCAGTGCCGGAGATGTGGTCGCCGGAGATGAAGAACGCTTGGGCGGAAGCCTATGATCAGTTGGTGGATGCTATCAAGGCTGAAATGAAGCCTGCTTCTGCTGTTTCTAATTGA
- the LOC140884340 gene encoding uncharacterized protein has product MDLGVDESNDASCSSDTIRDKGNFECNICFELAQEPTVTLCGHLYCGSCIYQWLQVYSHSHECPVCKALVREEKLVPIHGRGKASYDPQARSMTRASIRGQAMFQQPQTAQRVDMRHIRQDELDSVSGMAGTRFGNLTLSTFFNAIPAIFNLQTHGFHDATVYGSTSGVPYLFSSSFHGGIFLLDWHPLAWKTN; this is encoded by the exons ATGGACCTCGGGGTCGATGAATCAAATGATGCATCTTGTTCATCCGATACGATTCGAGACAAGGGGAACTTCGAGTGCAACATCTGTTTTGAATTGGCGCAAGAGCCTACTGTCACGCTATGCGGCCACCTTTACTGTGGGTCCTGCATTTACCAATGGCTTCAAGTTTACTCACATTCTCATGAATGCCCGGTTTGCAAAGCTCTTGTGCGTGAGGAGAAACTAGTCCCGATACATGGGAGGGGTAAAGCAAGTTATGACCCTCAAGCTCGATCCATGACTAGAGCTTCCATTCGCGGTCAAGCGATGTTTCAGCAACCACAGACTGCTCAACGTGTAGATATGAGGCATATCCGGCAAGATGAGTTGGATTCCGTCTCGGGAATGGCTGGTACAAGGTTTGGTAATCTCACACTGTCTACGTTTTTCAATGCAATACCTGCAATTTTTAACCTTCAGACGCATGGATTTCACGATGCTACCGTGTATGGATCAACGTCGGGAGTTCCATATCTGTTTTCTAGTTCCTTTCATGGAG GTATATTTTTGCTTGATTGGCATCCACTAGCATGGAAGACCAACTAA